Proteins encoded by one window of Kineosporia sp. NBRC 101731:
- a CDS encoding alpha/beta hydrolase — protein sequence MSADWAQVTLWRSAPLDEHATSLLATEDTLVQLGEDVFGQALGNWTGATALLAGMQRNLLKESLEDRITEVSAVRRALQAASDSVAGVESAVRSAQDYATDNGLWIAGDGTVNDEKGLSLTSFTSDDDAEAALADRQAVVDECAARVEEAVRRAHYVDADLFALLNGEVLSGNLARRDASDFKDAERDGAEAGRLDPYGPPQDSATPAQNAAWWNGLTEKEQNVIRDDHPEWIANRDGLSAKLRNEANAVLLKRYTKYYTDELDRLGAEFDADPTVETSQKYVWIRDEVLPALNKLNEITAPKIDDMGRTVATDRQLLGLTIVPGERVQAVVAVGDVDTADKVAVFTPGFTTTVAKLGNYVNKMTDLKVRAEDMGSLNNGVGKSPTVATVTWLDYQAPQWSTVASNNSVLSARTAVAAGSDLADFYQGINASRSDDPHLVGLGHSYGSAVTGAALTKESGVDAAVVFGSPGLPINTVDELKLHGTLYNEQADGDRLVGNSGATGFDPDRIPGTVQLATGASTSLKGEPLSASHGHSEYLDDRTTSQNNLAAVIMEMRDELVARE from the coding sequence GTGAGTGCGGATTGGGCACAGGTCACCCTGTGGAGATCGGCGCCGCTCGATGAGCATGCGACGAGCTTGCTGGCGACCGAGGACACCCTCGTCCAACTCGGCGAAGACGTGTTCGGTCAGGCACTGGGAAACTGGACAGGGGCAACGGCCCTGCTCGCTGGTATGCAGCGAAACCTCTTGAAAGAGAGCCTGGAAGACAGGATCACTGAGGTCTCCGCGGTTCGCCGGGCCCTACAGGCTGCGTCGGACTCGGTGGCCGGAGTGGAGAGCGCTGTCCGGTCGGCGCAGGATTACGCCACGGACAACGGCCTGTGGATCGCTGGCGATGGAACGGTCAACGACGAGAAAGGATTGAGTTTAACTAGTTTCACCAGCGATGATGATGCCGAGGCGGCGCTGGCCGATCGCCAGGCGGTCGTGGACGAGTGCGCCGCCCGGGTCGAGGAAGCGGTTCGTCGGGCCCACTATGTCGACGCCGATCTGTTCGCTCTACTGAACGGTGAAGTGCTGAGCGGGAATCTGGCCCGGCGGGATGCCTCCGATTTCAAGGACGCGGAACGTGACGGTGCCGAGGCCGGCCGACTGGATCCGTACGGGCCACCTCAGGACAGCGCGACTCCGGCGCAGAACGCGGCCTGGTGGAACGGGCTCACGGAGAAAGAACAGAACGTGATCCGGGATGACCATCCGGAGTGGATCGCCAACCGTGACGGCCTGAGCGCGAAGCTGCGCAATGAGGCGAACGCCGTGCTTCTTAAGCGGTACACCAAGTACTACACGGATGAACTCGACCGACTGGGAGCCGAGTTCGATGCCGATCCCACGGTGGAGACAAGCCAGAAGTACGTGTGGATCCGTGATGAGGTTCTGCCGGCGCTGAACAAACTGAACGAGATCACGGCACCGAAGATTGATGACATGGGAAGAACCGTTGCTACGGATCGTCAGCTCCTCGGTCTGACGATTGTGCCCGGTGAGCGAGTCCAGGCCGTTGTTGCGGTGGGCGATGTTGATACAGCTGACAAGGTAGCGGTTTTCACGCCAGGCTTCACTACTACTGTTGCCAAGCTGGGAAATTACGTCAACAAGATGACCGACCTGAAGGTACGCGCCGAGGACATGGGAAGCTTGAATAACGGTGTGGGTAAGTCACCTACGGTTGCTACCGTCACCTGGCTCGACTATCAGGCTCCGCAGTGGAGCACAGTGGCCTCGAACAATTCTGTGCTGTCGGCGCGCACTGCGGTCGCGGCGGGTAGCGACCTGGCCGACTTCTATCAAGGCATCAATGCCTCGCGATCCGACGACCCCCATCTTGTGGGGTTGGGACACTCGTACGGTTCGGCCGTGACGGGCGCGGCGCTGACCAAGGAGAGTGGAGTGGATGCTGCGGTGGTGTTCGGGTCGCCCGGACTGCCTATCAATACGGTCGACGAGCTCAAGCTCCATGGCACGCTCTACAACGAGCAGGCCGACGGTGACAGGCTCGTCGGGAACTCCGGGGCTACGGGATTCGATCCGGACCGGATACCCGGCACCGTTCAGCTCGCCACCGGTGCCAGCACCAGTCTGAAAGGAGAGCCGTTGAGCGCGTCGCACGGGCACAGCGAATACCTGGACGATAGGACCACCAGCCAGAACAACCTCGCAGCTGTGATCATGGAGATGCGAGATGAGCTGGTGGCCAGGGAATGA
- a CDS encoding LppA family lipoprotein has translation MDPLETLRARPSYAQSGADYRALLGEIRDVLSTVEPSILWEEEGARQISTGSCGDPFSDVSGAWDANYGLGTGRGGISADRWAEVRDRVVAVATQYGFTQVTLDKHDTAVLTLVIAGKWDDTLELRSEGNTRVSVFGGCFLQDDSTGTATTSP, from the coding sequence ATGGATCCGCTGGAGACGTTACGGGCGCGGCCTTCGTACGCGCAGTCCGGTGCCGACTATCGGGCCCTGCTGGGTGAGATTCGCGACGTACTCTCCACCGTTGAACCGAGCATCTTGTGGGAGGAGGAGGGAGCACGCCAGATCAGCACAGGTTCGTGCGGCGATCCGTTCAGCGATGTGTCGGGCGCTTGGGACGCGAACTACGGCCTGGGTACCGGTCGGGGCGGGATCTCAGCCGATCGCTGGGCCGAAGTCAGGGATCGGGTGGTCGCGGTAGCTACCCAGTACGGTTTCACCCAGGTCACTCTGGACAAGCATGACACCGCTGTGCTCACTCTGGTCATCGCCGGGAAATGGGACGACACCCTGGAGCTACGGAGCGAGGGCAATACCCGGGTCTCCGTCTTCGGCGGATGCTTCCTCCAGGACGATTCCACGGGGACGGCGACTACTTCGCCCTAG
- a CDS encoding right-handed parallel beta-helix repeat-containing protein, with protein MARTIQVAPGRRGAYTTIGDALSDAPTDAVIEVAEGTYREALHLSGKTVTIRPLPDGGPVVIDADGAPHPAISCRDGGVQLEGLTLRGGEGAALSAERSQVRVERCTLSSRQAAGVSINGGRVDLRKCTVENALFGLLIEDADGSVTDCTITDIAEDGVLVRIGAAPVIRATTVSGCGSRGIYVYQFARPTIEGCEISGTGGEGISVAYRSEPTLRRCKVHDTQGPGIAFGKGCGGLVEECSLENTGSPALDIDEDAHPVVRERAEGMSGVGGGYGDSGESDEGVEKLLAELDTMVGLTEVKAEVRGLIDELQVNEWRRSAGLSVAAGSNNLIFTGAPGTGKTTVARIYGKLLGALKVLPGGGFREVSRRDLVGQYLGHTAEKTASVFDAAMGGVLFIDEAYTLSRSAGSNDFGQESIDTLVKLMEDHRHEIAVIVAGYTKEMADFLDANPGLASRFSKAVEFTNYAPDDLLLIMERITASGDYQLTPGTQPLLHRYFAGLSHDPNFGNAREARKLFESMRKAQAQRLRRATVRPTLDDLRSLNEQDLFDVIGAVDGAGPR; from the coding sequence ATGGCACGGACGATCCAGGTGGCCCCCGGCCGGCGTGGTGCCTACACCACGATCGGTGACGCTCTGAGTGATGCCCCGACGGACGCGGTCATCGAGGTGGCCGAGGGCACCTACCGGGAAGCGCTGCATCTGAGCGGCAAGACCGTGACCATCCGCCCGCTGCCCGACGGCGGTCCGGTCGTCATCGACGCCGACGGGGCGCCGCATCCGGCGATCAGCTGCCGCGACGGTGGGGTGCAGCTGGAAGGGCTGACGCTGCGGGGTGGTGAGGGGGCCGCCCTCTCGGCGGAGCGTTCGCAGGTGCGCGTCGAGCGTTGCACGCTCAGTTCGCGTCAGGCGGCCGGGGTGAGCATCAACGGCGGACGCGTCGACCTGCGTAAGTGCACGGTCGAGAACGCGTTGTTCGGGTTGCTGATCGAGGACGCGGACGGCTCGGTCACCGATTGCACGATCACCGACATCGCGGAAGACGGTGTGCTGGTGCGGATCGGCGCCGCTCCGGTGATCCGCGCGACGACGGTGAGTGGTTGCGGCAGCCGCGGCATCTACGTTTACCAGTTCGCCCGCCCGACGATCGAGGGCTGCGAGATCTCCGGCACCGGCGGTGAGGGCATCTCGGTGGCCTACCGCAGCGAGCCGACCCTGCGCCGCTGCAAGGTGCACGACACCCAGGGCCCGGGCATCGCCTTCGGCAAGGGCTGCGGCGGCCTGGTGGAGGAGTGCTCGCTGGAGAACACCGGCAGTCCCGCCCTGGACATCGACGAGGACGCCCATCCGGTCGTCCGCGAGCGCGCCGAGGGGATGTCCGGCGTCGGGGGCGGCTACGGCGACTCCGGAGAGTCCGACGAGGGCGTGGAGAAGCTGCTCGCCGAGCTCGACACCATGGTCGGGCTGACCGAGGTGAAGGCCGAGGTGCGGGGCCTGATCGACGAGCTCCAGGTGAACGAGTGGCGCCGCAGTGCAGGGCTTTCCGTCGCGGCGGGCAGTAATAACCTGATCTTCACCGGTGCCCCCGGTACCGGTAAGACGACCGTGGCGCGGATTTACGGAAAGCTGCTCGGTGCCCTGAAGGTGCTGCCGGGTGGTGGTTTCCGGGAGGTCAGCCGGCGCGACCTGGTGGGGCAGTACCTGGGGCACACCGCCGAGAAGACCGCCTCGGTGTTCGACGCGGCGATGGGAGGCGTACTCTTCATCGACGAGGCGTACACCCTGTCCCGATCGGCCGGCAGTAACGACTTCGGCCAGGAGTCGATCGACACCCTGGTCAAGCTGATGGAAGACCATCGCCACGAGATCGCCGTGATCGTGGCCGGTTACACCAAGGAGATGGCCGACTTCCTGGATGCCAACCCCGGTCTGGCGTCCCGGTTCTCGAAAGCCGTGGAGTTCACCAACTATGCCCCTGACGATCTGCTGCTGATCATGGAACGCATCACCGCGTCCGGTGACTACCAGCTCACCCCGGGTACCCAGCCGCTGCTGCACCGCTACTTCGCCGGGCTCTCGCACGACCCCAACTTCGGTAACGCCCGTGAGGCCCGCAAGCTCTTCGAGAGCATGCGCAAGGCGCAGGCCCAGCGCCTGCGCCGGGCCACCGTGCGGCCTACGCTCGACGACCTGCGTTCGCTGAACGAGCAGGACCTGTTCGACGTGATCGGCGCCGTCGACGGGGCGGGCCCCCGATGA
- the argS gene encoding arginine--tRNA ligase, producing the protein MTPDELSSAIRACLEAAVAAGELTVSVPDEIRVERPRQREHGDWSTNIALQLAKPAGKPPRAVAELLSARLVDLPGVKSVDIAGPGFLNIVVDTASAAELVRTIVSTGTAYGQNQQLAGTVLNLEFVSANPTGPLHIGHTRWAALGDALARVLTASGAQVTREYYVNDAGAQMDRFGGSILARLRGTDIPEGGYHGEYVAELAAKVREQRPDVDDLPEAEALIVAREVGYAIQLAENRQTLSDFGVEFDVWFSERTLHESGAVEQAVARLREQGHVDDRDGAVWLRTTDFGDDKDRVLIKADGEKTYFAADAAYWLSVRDRGFPKKIYMLGADHHGYVQRLKAIAACAGDDPETSLEVLIGQLVSVGGARLSKRAGNIIELKDLVDWLGADAVRYSLARYPADSPLTLDGEVLQKKTNDNPVFYVQYAHARLCSLANQAREHGVDRSVFEPSLLDHATENALIAALAQFPAIVAQSAELREPHRVARHLEVVAGAFHKWYDECRVTPRGDDPVEDVHRTRLWLAEASKQVLANGLNLLGVSAPERM; encoded by the coding sequence GTGACTCCCGACGAACTGTCCTCCGCGATCCGGGCGTGCCTGGAGGCCGCCGTCGCTGCCGGTGAACTGACCGTCAGCGTCCCCGACGAGATCCGCGTGGAGCGACCGAGGCAGCGCGAGCACGGCGACTGGTCCACCAACATCGCCCTGCAGCTCGCCAAGCCGGCCGGCAAGCCGCCGCGGGCGGTCGCCGAGCTGCTGTCGGCCCGTCTGGTCGACCTGCCGGGCGTGAAGAGCGTCGACATCGCCGGGCCGGGCTTCCTCAACATCGTGGTCGACACCGCCTCGGCGGCCGAGCTGGTGCGCACCATCGTCAGCACCGGCACCGCCTACGGGCAGAACCAGCAGCTCGCCGGCACCGTGCTGAACCTGGAGTTCGTCTCGGCCAATCCCACCGGCCCGCTACACATCGGCCACACCCGGTGGGCGGCCCTCGGTGACGCCCTGGCCCGCGTCCTCACGGCCAGCGGCGCCCAGGTCACCCGCGAGTACTACGTGAACGACGCCGGCGCCCAGATGGACCGTTTCGGCGGCTCGATCCTGGCCCGGCTGCGGGGCACCGACATCCCCGAGGGCGGCTACCACGGTGAGTACGTCGCCGAGCTCGCCGCCAAGGTGCGCGAGCAGCGTCCCGATGTCGACGACCTGCCCGAGGCCGAGGCCCTGATCGTCGCGCGGGAGGTCGGCTATGCCATTCAGCTGGCCGAGAACCGGCAGACGCTGAGTGATTTCGGTGTCGAGTTCGACGTCTGGTTCTCCGAGCGCACGCTGCACGAGTCCGGTGCCGTCGAGCAGGCCGTCGCGCGGCTGCGCGAGCAGGGCCACGTCGACGACCGTGACGGCGCCGTCTGGCTGCGCACCACCGACTTCGGCGACGACAAAGACCGGGTACTGATCAAGGCCGACGGTGAGAAGACCTATTTCGCGGCCGACGCCGCCTACTGGCTGTCGGTGCGTGACCGGGGTTTCCCGAAGAAGATCTACATGCTCGGTGCCGACCACCACGGCTATGTGCAGCGGCTCAAGGCGATCGCGGCCTGTGCCGGCGACGACCCGGAGACCTCGCTCGAGGTGCTGATCGGTCAGCTGGTCAGTGTGGGCGGCGCCCGGCTGAGCAAGCGGGCCGGCAACATCATCGAGCTGAAAGACCTGGTCGACTGGCTGGGCGCCGACGCCGTGCGCTACAGCCTGGCTCGTTACCCGGCCGACTCCCCGCTCACGCTCGACGGTGAGGTCCTGCAGAAGAAGACGAACGACAACCCGGTCTTCTACGTGCAGTACGCCCACGCCCGGCTCTGCTCGCTGGCCAACCAGGCCCGGGAGCACGGCGTGGACCGCTCGGTGTTCGAGCCGTCGCTGCTCGACCACGCCACCGAGAACGCCCTGATCGCCGCGCTCGCCCAGTTCCCGGCGATCGTGGCGCAGTCGGCCGAATTGCGTGAACCGCACCGGGTGGCGCGGCATCTCGAGGTCGTGGCCGGCGCGTTCCACAAGTGGTACGACGAATGCCGGGTCACGCCGCGTGGCGACGACCCGGTGGAAGACGTGCACCGCACCCGGCTCTGGCTGGCCGAGGCCAGCAAGCAGGTGCTGGCCAACGGTCTGAACCTGCTGGGCGTGAGCGCGCCCGAGCGAATGTGA